One Acidobacteriota bacterium genomic window carries:
- a CDS encoding antitoxin — protein MAQLTREEREIVKAFEAGTLQSPPDRSAILKAHREYAAATFRKDRRVNVRISSRDLDALRKRALSEGIPYQTLISSVLHKYVEGTLRPTG, from the coding sequence ATGGCGCAACTGACCAGGGAGGAACGGGAAATCGTCAAGGCCTTCGAGGCGGGTACGCTGCAGTCCCCGCCGGACCGGTCGGCGATCTTGAAGGCGCACCGCGAGTACGCTGCAGCGACGTTCCGCAAGGATCGGCGAGTGAACGTGAGGATTTCCAGCCGGGACCTGGATGCGCTCAGGAAAAGAGCCCTGTCGGAGGGCATCCCCTACCAGACTCTGATCTCCAGCGTGCTCCACAAGTATGTCGAGGGCACGCTGCGGCCGACCGGCTGA